DNA sequence from the Ovis canadensis isolate MfBH-ARS-UI-01 breed Bighorn chromosome 2, ARS-UI_OviCan_v2, whole genome shotgun sequence genome:
TCGGGGGCATGCGTTTTGTAATCAGCTGGTAGTTCTTTTCCCATGCATTTCTCTAGGGTTAGTGAGAGCTGAAGGCCTTTGTAGTTTTTGAATGTAgcgtttttctccttttctgttttccccTCTCCCCTGTTGAATGTAGGAAACCTAAACATGACCAAATCGTACAGCGAGAGTGGGCTGATGGGAGAGCCTCAGCCCCAGGGTCCTCCAAGCTGGACAGATGAGTGTCTTAGTTCTCAGGACGAGGAGCACGAGACAGACAAAAAGGAGGATGACCTCGAAGCCATGAACGCAGAAGAGGACTCGCTGAGGAACGGGGGAGAGGACGAGGAGGAAGATGAGGacctggaagaggaggaggaagaggaagaggaggacgaCGATCAAAAGCCTAAGAGACGCGGCCCCAAAAAGAAGAAGATGACGAAGGCGCGCCTCGAGCGTTTTAAGCTGAGACGCATGAAAGCCAACGCCCGGGAGCGGAACCGCATGCACGGGCTGAACGCAGCGCTGGACAACCTGCGCAAGGTAGTGCCCTGCTACTCCAAGACGCAGAAGCTGTCCAAAATCGAGACACTGCGCTTGGCCAAAAACTACATCTGGGCTCTGTCGGAGATCTTGCGTTCAGGGAAAAGCCCTGACCTGGTCTCCTTTGTACAGACGCTCTGCAAGGGTTTATCCCAGCCCACCACCAACCTGGTTGCTGGCTGCCTGCAGCTCAATCCTCGAACTTTTCTGCCTGAGCAGAACCAGGACATGCCTGCGCACCTGCCGACCGCCAGCGCTTCTTTCCCTGTGCACCCCTACTCCTACCAGTCTCCGGGGCTGCCCAGCCCGCCCTACGGCACCATGGACAGCTCCCATGTCTTCCACGTCAAGCCGCCGCCTCACGCCTACAGCGCGGCGCTGGAACCTTTCTTTGAGAGCCCTCTGACTGATTGCACCAGCCCTTCCTTTGACGGACCCCTCAGCCCGCCGCTCAGCATCAATGGCAACTTCTCTTTCAAACACGAACCGTCCGCCGAGTTTGAGAAAAATTATGCCTTTACCATGCACTATCCTGCAGCGACCCTGGCAGGGGCCCAAAGCCACGGATCAGTCTTCTCGGGCGCCGCTGCCCCTCGCTGTGAGATCCCTATAGACAATATTATGTCCTTCGATAGCCATTCACATCATGAGCGAGTCATGAGTGCCCAGCTCAATGCCATCTTTCACGATTAGAGGCACGTCAGTTTCACCGTCCCTGGGAAACGAACCCACTGTGCTTACAGTGACTGTCGTGTTTACAAGAGGCAGCCCTTTGAGTATTACTGCTGCAAAGTGCAAATACTCCAAGCTTCAAGtgatatatgtatttattgtCGTTACTGCCTTTGGTAGAAACAGGGGATCAAAGTTCCTGTTCactttatgtattattttctatagctcttctattttaaaaaataaaacagtaaagttaaaaaaatgcaCCACAAATTTGGTGCAGCTGTATTCAGATCATATTAATTATCTGATCGGGATAACAAAATCACAAGCAATAATTAGGATCTATGCAATTTTTAAACTAGTAATGggccaattaaaatatatataaatatatatttttcaaccaGCATTTTACTACTTGTTACCTTTCCCATGCTGAATTATTTTGTTGTGATTTTGTACAgaatttttaatgactttttataATGTGGATTTCCTATTTTAAAACCATGCAGCTTCATCAATTTTTATACATATCAGAAAAGTAGAAATTATATCTaatttatacaaaataatttaactAATTTAAACCAGCAGAAAAGTGCTTAGAAAGTTGTTGTGTTGCCTTAGCActtctttcttctctaattgTTAAAGACAATTGCACAATTTGAGCAGTTCATTTCACTTTAAAGTCGTCCTCTCTcctgaaaatgaaaaccagatCCATAATTCTTAAGAGAATGAGTAAAAACAAGAGATGCATTCCCTATCAAAACATATCAATTCAGTACTTGCACAAGcttgtatatacatattataaacaAATGCCAACATACCcttctttaaatcaaaagctgcTTGACTATCACATACAATTTGCACTGTTTCTTTTTAGTCTTTTACTCCTTTGCATCCCATGATTTTACAGAGAATCTGAAGCTATTGATGTTTCCAGAAAATATAAATGCATGATTTTATACATAGTCACACAAATGGTGGTTTGTCTTATATTCATGTAATGAATCTGAGCCTAAATCTAATCAGGTTGTTAATGTTGGGATTTTATACCTATTGTAGTCAATTAGTACAGTAG
Encoded proteins:
- the NEUROD1 gene encoding neurogenic differentiation factor 1, whose translation is MTKSYSESGLMGEPQPQGPPSWTDECLSSQDEEHETDKKEDDLEAMNAEEDSLRNGGEDEEEDEDLEEEEEEEEEDDDQKPKRRGPKKKKMTKARLERFKLRRMKANARERNRMHGLNAALDNLRKVVPCYSKTQKLSKIETLRLAKNYIWALSEILRSGKSPDLVSFVQTLCKGLSQPTTNLVAGCLQLNPRTFLPEQNQDMPAHLPTASASFPVHPYSYQSPGLPSPPYGTMDSSHVFHVKPPPHAYSAALEPFFESPLTDCTSPSFDGPLSPPLSINGNFSFKHEPSAEFEKNYAFTMHYPAATLAGAQSHGSVFSGAAAPRCEIPIDNIMSFDSHSHHERVMSAQLNAIFHD